In one Myotis daubentonii chromosome 1, mMyoDau2.1, whole genome shotgun sequence genomic region, the following are encoded:
- the CTXN2 gene encoding cortexin-2: protein MSSSYCGNSSAKMSVNEVSAFSLTLEQKTGFAFVGILCIFLGLLIIRCFKILLDPYSSMPSSTWEDEVEEFDKGTFEYALA, encoded by the coding sequence ATGAGTAGTTCCTACTGTGGCAACTCTTCAGCTAAGATGAGTGTCAACGAAGTATCAGCTTTCTCATTGACTTTGGAGCAAAAAACTGGCTTTGCTTTTGTTGggattttgtgtattttcttgGGACTTCTTATTATCAGATGCTTCAAAATCCTGTTAGACCCGTATAGTAGCATGCCTTCCTCTACATGGGAAGATGAAGTTGAAGAGTTTGATAAAGGGACATTTGAATATGCACTTGCATGA